One segment of Deltaproteobacteria bacterium DNA contains the following:
- a CDS encoding class I SAM-dependent methyltransferase translates to MARFPSDPRPARKLDESGEFDLDAATREHYADAVLYDYEYRRRRADVNFYRQLARDLRAEDVLDLACGSGRVTLPLARDGRRVVGIDLAAPMLARAAERAGRLGRAARQRVQFVRADMRRFALRRRFSLIVSAFNSIEHLYTRVDLAACLSCVRAHLAPGGRFAFDVQNPDLQWLTRDPRKRWARTRFTDPRTGARVEYTTNHVYDPISQIAFIRLYYRPLDETDGPARPSVVRLAQRKYFPAELEALLAANGFAVEARYGGFAREPLDGPSESQVIVCVPVGDRSGLDVRPVE, encoded by the coding sequence GTGGCGCGCTTTCCCTCCGACCCGCGGCCCGCGCGCAAGCTCGACGAGTCCGGCGAGTTCGACCTCGACGCCGCCACGCGCGAGCACTACGCCGACGCCGTGCTCTACGACTACGAGTACCGCCGCCGGCGCGCGGACGTGAACTTCTACCGTCAGCTCGCCCGGGACCTGCGCGCCGAGGACGTGCTGGACCTGGCCTGCGGCAGCGGGCGCGTCACCCTGCCGCTCGCGCGCGACGGACGGCGAGTCGTCGGGATCGACCTTGCCGCGCCGATGCTCGCGCGAGCCGCCGAGCGCGCCGGTCGGCTCGGACGCGCGGCACGCCAACGCGTGCAGTTCGTCCGCGCCGACATGCGAAGATTCGCCCTGCGCCGCCGGTTCTCGCTGATCGTGAGCGCGTTCAACTCGATCGAGCACCTCTACACCCGTGTGGACCTCGCCGCCTGCCTGTCGTGCGTGCGCGCGCACCTCGCCCCCGGCGGTCGCTTCGCGTTCGACGTGCAAAACCCCGACCTGCAGTGGCTCACGCGCGACCCCCGCAAGCGGTGGGCGCGCACGCGATTCACCGATCCCCGCACGGGCGCCCGCGTCGAGTACACCACCAACCACGTCTACGATCCGATCAGCCAGATCGCCTTCATCCGACTGTACTATCGGCCGCTGGACGAGACGGACGGCCCCGCGCGCCCGTCGGTCGTCCGGCTCGCCCAGCGCAAGTACTTCCCGGCGGAACTCGAGGCGCTGCTCGCCGCCAACGGCTTCGCGGTCGAGGCGCGTTACGGCGGGTTCGCCCGGGAGCCGCTCGACGGGCCGTCGGAGAGCCAGGTGATCGTGTGCGTCCCCGTCGGAGACCGATCCGGATTGGATGTCAGACCCGTCGAGTAG